From a single Streptomyces liliifuscus genomic region:
- a CDS encoding NUDIX hydrolase family protein, translating into MTETTPGWLPHDELEQARARMPILYVEAVPVRVDDSGEVTSIGLLLRIGSDGTVSRALVSGRVLHHERVRDALLRHLEKDLGPVALPRVPASLQPFTVAEYFPTLGVTPFHDPRQHAVSLAYIVPVSGDCRPRQDALDLVWFTPEEAASPVVINEMPGGTGALLKQALAHIGHLS; encoded by the coding sequence ATGACCGAAACCACGCCCGGCTGGCTGCCCCACGACGAACTGGAGCAGGCGCGCGCCCGCATGCCGATCCTGTACGTGGAGGCCGTACCGGTCCGCGTCGACGACAGCGGCGAAGTCACCAGCATCGGGCTGCTGCTCCGCATCGGGTCGGACGGGACGGTCAGCCGCGCGCTCGTCTCCGGCCGGGTGCTGCACCACGAGCGGGTGCGGGACGCCCTGCTGCGCCATCTGGAGAAGGACCTCGGCCCGGTCGCACTCCCCCGCGTCCCTGCCTCGCTGCAGCCCTTCACCGTCGCCGAGTACTTCCCGACGCTCGGGGTCACGCCGTTCCACGACCCCCGCCAGCACGCGGTGTCGCTCGCCTACATCGTCCCGGTGTCCGGTGACTGCCGTCCCCGGCAGGACGCTCTCGACCTGGTCTGGTTCACTCCCGAGGAGGCCGCGTCCCCCGTGGTCATCAACGAGATGCCGGGCGGCACCGGAGCCCTTCTCAAGCAGGCCCTCGCGCACATCGGCCACCTGTCCTGA
- a CDS encoding ComEC/Rec2 family competence protein: protein MIRFTMMPGEDGDCLLLEYGDGGFVRRILVDGGRSGTYPLIKPTLAGLDGQVDVLVVTHVDQDHILGVLALLDDLDRSVEFGDVWFNGFDHLLDAEGFGAQDGEKLTSALLEQKVPWNDAFGGRSVEVGRELAWFDDGSTMDVLSPDRRQLEKLAPAWTAECARHGLIPGRDPDENPPVPGFEHFGGVNVDRLAASVFKPDTSKTNVSSIGLLFEFEDKRIVLTGDADDRRLVASIRPRAEAEGGRMHVDLLKVAHHGSDHNLSNELLDLIDCDRYLISTSGARHDHPNEIAIARILKHGGDEKELVFNYRDRAALWDVTGLKDRFGYTVTAPAPDEPDGFVALEL, encoded by the coding sequence ATGATCCGGTTCACGATGATGCCCGGCGAGGACGGCGACTGCCTGCTCCTGGAATACGGCGACGGCGGCTTCGTACGCAGGATCCTCGTCGACGGCGGCCGCTCGGGCACGTACCCGCTGATCAAGCCCACGCTCGCCGGGCTCGACGGTCAGGTCGACGTCCTCGTCGTCACCCATGTCGACCAGGACCACATCCTCGGCGTGCTCGCCCTGCTGGACGACCTCGACCGGTCGGTGGAGTTCGGGGACGTGTGGTTCAACGGCTTCGACCACCTCCTCGACGCCGAGGGGTTCGGTGCCCAGGACGGGGAGAAGCTCACCAGCGCCCTGCTGGAACAGAAGGTGCCGTGGAACGACGCGTTCGGCGGACGCAGTGTCGAGGTCGGCCGGGAACTCGCGTGGTTCGACGACGGCTCCACGATGGACGTGCTCTCACCCGACCGCAGACAGCTGGAGAAGCTGGCGCCCGCCTGGACAGCGGAATGCGCCAGACACGGTCTGATCCCCGGCCGGGATCCCGACGAGAACCCCCCGGTGCCGGGCTTCGAGCACTTCGGCGGGGTGAACGTGGACCGGCTCGCGGCGTCGGTGTTCAAGCCGGACACGTCGAAGACGAACGTGTCGAGCATAGGCCTGCTCTTCGAGTTCGAGGACAAGCGGATCGTCCTCACCGGTGACGCGGACGACCGCCGGCTGGTGGCGTCGATACGGCCCCGGGCCGAGGCGGAGGGCGGACGGATGCACGTCGACCTCCTCAAGGTCGCCCACCACGGCAGCGACCACAACCTCTCGAACGAACTGCTCGACCTGATCGACTGCGACCGCTATCTGATATCGACCAGCGGCGCGCGGCACGACCATCCCAACGAGATCGCGATCGCCCGGATCCTCAAGCACGGCGGCGACGAGAAGGAACTCGTCTTCAACTACCGCGACCGAGCGGCGCTGTGGGACGTCACGGGCCTGAAGGATCGCTTCGGCTACACCGTGACGGCCCCGGCACCGGACGAGCCGGACGGGTTCGTCGCTCTCGAACTCTGA